One part of the Sardina pilchardus chromosome 5, fSarPil1.1, whole genome shotgun sequence genome encodes these proteins:
- the LOC134080216 gene encoding mediator of RNA polymerase II transcription subunit 31-like — protein sequence METEEQARNRFQSELEFIQCLANPNYLNFLAQRGYFRDKPFVNYLKYLLYWKEPEYAKFLKYPHCLPMLELLQYEHFRKELVNAQCAKFIDEQQLLHWQHYARKRTRLQQALVEQQQQQALQQQAPHSNAVAK from the exons ATGGAAACGG AGGAACAAGCAAGGAACCGTTTCCAATCGGAGTTGGAATTCATACAGTGTTTGGCAAATCCAAATTATCTCAATT TTCTTGCTCAGAGAGGTTACTTCCGAGACAAGCCCTTTGTGAACTACTTGAAGTACTTGCTTTACTGGAAGGAACCTGAATATGCCAAATTTCTAAA ATACCCCCACTGTCTGCCCATGCTGGAGCTCCTGCAGTACGAGCACTTCCGCAAGGAGCTGGTCAATGCCCAGTGTGCCAAGTTCATCGACGAGCAGCAGCTCCTGCACTGGCAGCACTATGCCCGCAAGCGCACCCGTCTCCAGCAGGCCCtggtggagcagcagcagcagcaggccctgcAGCAGCAGGCCCCCCACAGCAACGCCGTGGCCAAGTGA